A region of Oncorhynchus kisutch isolate 150728-3 linkage group LG29, Okis_V2, whole genome shotgun sequence DNA encodes the following proteins:
- the LOC116352697 gene encoding zinc finger protein 587, which produces MASRRGNCNSGMDSPLNSNSTAGGANRKQSIINAPNRAGTESCDRKVEKAEYAHQACQGNMTISSLKTRLAPTIRTTLSAAVDTLLGEVVLVLNETQQELVNKEQENERLKVELRTLQECLSSAQKLIDQLQIPFPGAQTMGQSVFAPSLTSIGSMNTSMDRDRQSHRNVNGADGRCVSGVDLEMSGSLNESLHGYDSRDDYKMCQLSIQPDGSVTNHSMDSYAANTPNICSDHSRPDERRQQQGTRAGGTRFEIKEEQGPGTSSGPEQACRRGPGPRSAGGAGGSEQTAQNVGDLGYIHVVEQEGSLRSGSYSLRHPKPTRPRTATGGPTQGGLAGQKVVLSSPGTVGSDSISPGRAGETAGPSTSPGDPDADRPHHCLECGKTFRLISSLKKHIRIHTGEKPYPCGVCGRRFRESGALKTHLRIHTGEKPYSCSECPKIFRHLDGLRKHQRTHTGDKPYVCAICGKRLSRLQHLKHHQRIHTGEKPCICPFCNRTFKEPAALRKHVRTHREESGNMEAGLGEEPDPDALDNINSLHPAAPSPQMRFDEWGAEGDDVDCV; this is translated from the exons ATGGCTTCCAGGCGAGGAAATTGTAACAGCGGCATGGATTCTCCGTTGAATAGCAATAGCACAGCCGGTGGTGCTAATCGTAAACAAAGTATAATCAACGCACCAAACCGAGCTGGGACTGAGTCTTGTGATCGTAAAGTAGAGAAAGCTGAGTATGCGCACCAAGCATGCCAGGGCAACATGACTATATCCTCACTCAAGACACGGTTAGCCCCGACCATTCGAACCACGTTATCCGCTGCTGTAGATACCCTCTTGGGCGAGGTAGTACTTGTGCTCAACGAGACCCAACAAGAGCTGGTTAACAAGGAGCAGGAGAACGAAAGGCTCAAAGTGGAATTGAGGACGTTGCAGGAATGTCTTAGCAGCGCCCAAAAGTTAATTGACCAGTTGCAAATTCCTTTCCCTGGTGCACAGACCATGGGTCAGTCAGTTTTCGCCCCCTCTCTCACATCTATTGGCTCTATGAACACAAGTATGGACAGGGACCGCCAGAGCCACCGTAATGTCAATGGCGCGGACGGACGGTGTGTTTCCGGAGTCGACCTAGAGATGAGTGGCTCTCTCAATGAGTCTCTGCATGGGTACGACTCCAGGGATGACTATAAAATGTGTCAGCTCTCTATCCAACCAGACGGCTCTGTGACCAACCATTCTATGGACTCTTATGCTGCCAACACACCTAACATCTGCTCTGACCACAGCCGGCCAG ATGAGAGAAGGCAGCAGCAGGGGACACGAGCAGGAGGAACAAGATTTGAGATCAAAGAAGAGCAGGGGCCTGGTACAAGTTCAGGTCCAGAGCAGGCTTGCAGGAGAGGGCCAGGGCCGAGGAGCGCCGGGGGTGCTGGCGGCAGTGAGCAGACGGCCCAGAATGTGGGTGATCTGGGATATATCCATGTGGTGGAGCAGGAGGGGTCATTGCGCTCCGGCAGCTACTCTCTTCGACACCCAAAACCCACGAGGCCACGTACTGCCACTGGTGGTCCGACTCAGGGTGGACTGGCAGGACAGAAAGTGGTGTTGAGTTCTCCTGGAACAGTGGGAAGCGACAGCATATCCCCAGGGAGGGCGGGAGAGACAGCAGGACCATCCACCTCTCCAGGAGATCCAGATGCAGATCGGCCCCACCACTGTCTAGAGTGTGGGAAGACCTTCCGCCTCATCTCCAGCCTGAAGAAGCACATCCgcatccacacaggagagaagccctaCCCGTGTGGGGTGTGTGGCCGCCGCTTCCGTGAGTCAGGGGCCCTGAAAACCCATCTTCGCATTCACACCGGCGAGAAGCCCTACTCCTGCTCTGAATGTCCTAAAATCTTCCGCCATTTAGACGGCCTGCGCAAGCACCAGCGCACCCACACGGGTGACAAGCCCTATGTGTGTGCCATCTGTGGCAAGCGTCTGAGCCGACTGCAGCACCTGAAGCACCACCAGCGCATCCATACTGGAGAGAAGCCCTGCATCTGCCCCTTCTGCAACCGCACCTTCAAGGAGCCAGCGGCGCTGCGCAAGCATGTCCGCACTCACCGTGAGGAGTCTGGCAACATGGAGGCAGGCCTGGGAGAGGAGCCGGACCCAGACGCCCTGGACAACATCAACAGCCTCCATCCTGCTGCCCCCTCCCCTCAGATGAGGTTTGATGAGTGGGGAGCTGAAGGGGACGATGTGGACTGTGTGTAG